One Echinicola strongylocentroti DNA window includes the following coding sequences:
- a CDS encoding alpha/beta hydrolase, with protein MKKHVILFFSLIWLLLPVLAQGQTGKVFDELTLESSILGGERKYAIYLPPDYETSERSYPVLYLLHGAGDDQTGWVQFGEVLHITDKAIKEGTATPMIIVMPDADSGRRGYFNQLDGNWNYEDFFFEEFMPYIEGNYRIRAEKRYRAVAGLSMGGGGSLIYALRHPELFSSSAPLSAYVGPLSLDELKRRMDTEKFTDQEIQTYFENHNALSLIEQVSEQDKKAVRWYIDCGDDDFLYEGNSLVHIAMRKQEIPHEFRVRDGGHTWTYWRKSLPLVLTFVSQAFHQY; from the coding sequence ATGAAAAAACATGTTATCCTCTTCTTCAGTTTGATATGGTTGTTGCTCCCTGTCCTTGCCCAAGGGCAAACGGGAAAAGTGTTTGACGAACTCACCTTGGAAAGCAGCATCTTGGGGGGTGAAAGGAAATACGCCATCTACCTTCCACCGGATTACGAGACCTCTGAAAGGAGCTATCCAGTACTCTACCTCCTCCATGGTGCAGGTGATGACCAGACGGGCTGGGTACAATTTGGAGAAGTGCTCCATATCACTGACAAGGCCATCAAAGAAGGCACCGCTACTCCAATGATTATCGTCATGCCCGATGCTGATAGCGGACGCCGAGGGTATTTTAACCAACTAGATGGAAACTGGAACTATGAAGATTTCTTTTTTGAAGAATTTATGCCCTACATCGAAGGCAACTACCGCATCAGGGCCGAAAAAAGGTACAGGGCTGTGGCCGGTCTTTCGATGGGCGGCGGTGGAAGCTTGATCTATGCCCTGCGTCATCCTGAACTATTTTCTTCCTCAGCCCCCTTGAGCGCTTACGTGGGGCCGCTTTCTCTGGATGAATTGAAAAGAAGAATGGACACCGAGAAATTCACTGACCAAGAAATCCAAACTTATTTCGAAAACCATAATGCACTATCCTTGATCGAACAGGTTTCTGAACAGGATAAAAAAGCTGTCAGATGGTATATTGACTGTGGAGACGATGATTTTCTCTATGAAGGAAACAGTCTCGTCCATATTGCCATGAGAAAACAAGAAATTCCGCATGAATTTAGGGTAAGAGATGGCGGGCACACTTGGACTTATTGGAGAAAATCTTTACCTTTAGTATTAACGTTCGTTTCTCAAGCCTTTCACCAATACTAA
- a CDS encoding DUF4301 family protein has product MIEEAVKEKIALQGRDPEKIEAQIVSFKNGFPFLAIDEPATIGNGIEEITEEQISAYEESYPSMTAEKELVKFVPASGAATRMFKNLFAYLESEDQSLEANPFVKTFISNLSSFAFYKDLKEKLSEKGKSIDVLLDSGDYATIITYLLSDEGLGYGKLPKGLLKFHNYEEGSRTPVYEHFIEGLQYGLGKNNTVRLHFTVSPEHQVRFEAKVNELKKTLTEKYGVNFDVTFSQQKPSTDTIAVNMDNTPFMEDNGEILFRPAGHGALLENLNEIDADLIFIKNIDNVVPDHLKETTKKFKIVIASILLETQEKLFGLLRKLHKDPNKEVINTAEAFLENDLGLRLSPQFNKLLDSEKIDFLKTKLNRPLRVCGMVENTGEPGGGPFWVKDKDGSFSLQIGETAQLDLNDSKTTKIFRSSSHFNPTDLVCGVKDYEGNKFDLLQYRDPETGFITQKSKNGKDLKAQELPGLWNGSMADWNSIFVEVPLATFNPVKTINDLLREQHQSS; this is encoded by the coding sequence ATGATTGAGGAAGCAGTAAAAGAGAAAATCGCCCTGCAAGGGAGAGACCCCGAGAAAATTGAAGCGCAAATAGTCAGCTTCAAAAATGGATTCCCATTTTTAGCGATCGATGAGCCGGCCACCATTGGAAACGGGATAGAAGAAATCACCGAGGAGCAGATTTCTGCCTATGAAGAGAGCTACCCTTCTATGACCGCAGAAAAAGAACTGGTGAAATTCGTTCCTGCAAGTGGTGCCGCTACAAGGATGTTCAAGAATCTTTTTGCTTATCTGGAAAGTGAGGATCAAAGCTTAGAGGCCAATCCCTTTGTAAAAACATTCATCTCCAACCTAAGCTCATTTGCCTTTTACAAAGACTTGAAGGAAAAACTCTCCGAGAAAGGCAAAAGCATAGACGTTCTTCTGGACAGCGGAGATTATGCTACCATCATCACTTACCTTCTCTCTGACGAAGGTCTTGGGTATGGAAAGCTACCAAAAGGTCTACTCAAATTTCACAATTATGAGGAAGGAAGTAGAACGCCGGTATACGAGCATTTTATCGAAGGCTTACAGTACGGCTTAGGAAAAAACAATACGGTAAGGCTTCACTTTACCGTCTCCCCTGAGCACCAAGTTCGGTTTGAAGCTAAAGTGAATGAACTCAAGAAAACACTAACTGAAAAATACGGGGTTAATTTTGACGTGACTTTTTCTCAACAAAAGCCCTCTACAGACACCATTGCGGTGAATATGGACAACACTCCATTCATGGAGGACAATGGAGAAATTCTCTTCAGGCCAGCTGGACATGGAGCATTATTGGAGAACTTAAATGAAATCGATGCTGATCTAATTTTCATCAAAAACATCGATAACGTAGTCCCCGACCACCTCAAAGAAACTACCAAGAAGTTTAAAATAGTAATTGCCTCTATCTTGCTTGAAACGCAGGAGAAACTTTTTGGACTGTTGAGGAAGCTACACAAAGACCCAAATAAAGAAGTCATCAATACCGCAGAGGCATTTTTGGAAAACGACCTTGGCCTTAGGCTATCCCCTCAATTCAACAAATTGCTTGATAGCGAAAAAATCGACTTCCTTAAAACCAAACTCAACCGCCCACTTCGTGTCTGTGGAATGGTGGAAAACACTGGCGAACCGGGCGGAGGGCCATTCTGGGTAAAGGATAAAGACGGCTCATTCTCCCTACAAATTGGCGAAACGGCCCAACTGGATCTCAATGACAGCAAAACCACCAAAATATTCCGAAGCTCATCACACTTTAACCCTACAGACTTGGTGTGTGGAGTAAAAGATTACGAAGGAAATAAATTTGACCTGCTACAGTATCGTGACCCAGAAACAGGTTTTATTACCCAAAAATCCAAAAACGGAAAAGACCTGAAAGCCCAAGAGTTGCCGGGATTGTGGAACGGATCTATGGCTGACTGGAACTCTATCTTCGTAGAAGTCCCTCTTGCCACTTTTAATCCCGTAAAAACCATCAATGACCTATTAAGAGAACAACATCAATCTTCATAG